One Aegilops tauschii subsp. strangulata cultivar AL8/78 chromosome 2, Aet v6.0, whole genome shotgun sequence genomic window, TGACATGATAGGGGAGTAGCAGAGCAAGATCATCAAGGTGAAACTTTGCGAGCTGCCACTACccgaaaacaaaaaaaaaagggCCAAGAAACGCCCAATTGAGCCTTTGCCATGGAAAATCAGAGGGAATGCGGCCAGTTTTAAACTGATTCGAACGCAGAAGATCGCCAAAAAAGGAAACAAGATTGCTCCACCGTGAGGAAGACGGAGAAAAGGAAACCAAGGAAAAACATTCATCCGGAGATCTCAAGCACAAATTTACACCAGAATAGTAAGTAGAACAAACTACCAACAACGATTAGTCAAGAGGGATAGATCATAGATGCTTGCATACCATCCATCTCTCTAGCACCACTCTTTTTTCCCTGACCACGGAGAGTTTCGAAGATATTGGCGGGGCTCTGGAGGAAACAAGGATGGAGCTTTCTGAAACGGAATTGCCATGGGGTTGGTGGTTGGTCTACTTTATAGGAGTAGCATGCAGCATACAGgtgaggatgaggaggaggtaAACGCGGCCGTGGCTTGGTCTCCACGTAGGTCAAGGTGGTGCATGGACGGCTGGCAACATTTTCAGTCTGGAGGGAGCAGCAGATACAGCTTTTGCAGATTTCAGTCTCTTCATTTCAGAGCTCAATTGccaccttttttcttttctcGTTTCTTGCATTGAATAACTTACAACTCACGCGTAAAATCGACTGGTTTTTTTCTACCTGGTTTTGCTTTTCCAAATCACACGTGACGATCCGCACATGAGATGGATGGTGGTCCGGTTTAATGATAGAACCAGAGAGTACAGGTTACAGTCGAAAGGAACTGATATAAGCGGTTAAAGAAAAAGATGAGACTTGCGCGGCTGCGGGTAGGGGTTGTGCTGTTAGAGCAAATCCAACGGGCTGAGGACGGCGTttttgtccgctttttgtccgttttGGTCGGCCGAACGCCCGCCGTCTACTCTCTTTTAGTTTTGGGTCGGCAGTGCGCCCAACGGGCCGACCCTTTTCATGACCGCGCACATTTAAGATCATGTCGTCGCCCTGATTTTGGCGCTCCAGCGCGCGGGAAAGGTTCGCGCGCGCGGGGAAAGCGGCCTAGCGCGCGGGAAAGGTTCGCGCGCGCCGCGGCCGGCGCTCCCTCCACACTCTGTCCGCCGCCCACTCTCGCCGCATCTGCGCCACCATGCCGATCCGCCGCCTGGGCGCTTCGGATTTTCGCGGAGTCCGCGAGCGccgctccggcgccttctccgcCGAGATCTGGTTTCGCGAGAAACGTCTCGTCCTCGGCACCTTCGACACTGCAGAGGAGGCGGCCCGCGCGCACGACGCGACGGCGTGGCGCCTCCTGAGGCCTCGACGGGATATGAATTTTCCCAACATGTCGAGCCAGCGGGCGCAGGAACTGGCGCCTCTCCCACGGCTtttcaccgacgaggatcgtcgtgtCCACCGAAGGCGGCAGCGTCGCGTCGCCATCGTAGAGAAGGACGTGGAAGCCTTGGTGGTGTGGCGCGGAGGCTTCCCACAGGACATCGTCGACGAGCGCCAGTTCTACAAGCA contains:
- the LOC109771346 gene encoding uncharacterized protein, which encodes MPIRRLGASDFRGVRERRSGAFSAEIWFREKRLVLGTFDTAEEAARAHDATAWRLLRPRRDMNFPNMSSQRAQELAPLPRLFTDEDRRVHRRRQRRVAIVEKDVEALVVWRGGFPQDIVDERQFYKQLRSERYARRRERAAYRKDKAFAEAGSSIETEATRNVGLGL